The Siniperca chuatsi isolate FFG_IHB_CAS linkage group LG12, ASM2008510v1, whole genome shotgun sequence genome has a segment encoding these proteins:
- the LOC122885947 gene encoding trace amine-associated receptor 13c-like isoform X2, whose translation MIKSFGQNLPELQLHLSSSHCLMEVGDGAELCFPQLLNTSCRKPTLPWQLHTPTNILLLSLAVSDFLVGLLLMPGEILRKTSCWFLGDLVCSLCKYLVFITVSVSVGDMVLISADRYVAICDPLHYPTRVTMTRVKLCVCLCWLCSVFYSSLYLKDNLTQPDRYNSCYGECVINIDYVAGAVDLVVTFIVPITVIIVLYMRVFAVAVSQARAMRSHITAVRLQRSVTPKAKKSELKAARTLGVLVFVFLICFCSYYCVSLAGDSASFIPYVIYLPYFNSCLNPVIYALFYPWFKKAITQIVTFKILQPGSSEANIL comes from the exons ATGATAAAGAGTTTTGGTCAGAATCTGCCAGAGCTGCAGCTTCacctttcctcctctcactgTCTGATGGAGGTTGGTGACGGAGCAGAGCTCTGCTTTCCACAACTCCTCAACACCTCCTGCAGGAAGCCGACACTTCCTTG gCAGCTCCACACACCCAccaacatcctcctcctctctctggctgtctcagACTTTCTCGTGGGCCTCCTGCTGATGCCGGGAGAAATCCTCCGAAAAACATCCTGCTGGTTTCTTGGTGACCTCGTATGTTCTCTGTGTAAGTATTTAGTGTTcatcactgtctctgtctcagtaGGAGACATGGTGCTCATCTCAGCTGACCGATATGTGGCTATTTGTGACCCTCTGCATTACCCCACAAGAGTCACTATGACAAGAGTCaaactctgtgtttgtctgtgttggctctgttctgttttctaCAGCAGTCTCTATTTAAAAGACAACCTGACTCAACCAGACAGGTATAATTCCTGCTATGGAGAGTGTGTGATTAACATTGACTATGTTGCAGGAGCTGTTGACCTTGTTGTAACCTTTATTGTTCCCATTACTGTCATCATAGTTCTGTATATGAGAGTATTTGCTGTGGCTGTGTCTCAGGCTCGTGCCATGCGCTCTCACATTACAGCTGTCAGACTCCAGCGTTCAGTGACTCCGAAGGCAAAGAAATCTGAGCTGAAAGCAGCCAGGACTCTTGGTGttcttgtatttgtgtttctaatATGTTTCTGCTCATATTACTGTGTCTCTCTTGCAGGTGACAGTGCTTCATTTATACCTTATGTGATCTATCTGCCCTATTTTAACTCCTGTCTAAACCCTGTGATCTATGCCTTGTTCTACCCCTGGTTTAAAAAAGCTATTACTCAAATTGTTACGTTTAAGATTCTGCAGCCTGGTTCCAGTGAGgccaacatactgtag
- the LOC122885947 gene encoding trace amine-associated receptor 13c-like isoform X1, protein MIKSFGQNLPELQLHLSSSHCLMEVGDGAELCFPQLLNTSCRKPTLPWSEVVFLHTLLSSISLLIVALNLLVIISVSHFRQLHTPTNILLLSLAVSDFLVGLLLMPGEILRKTSCWFLGDLVCSLCKYLVFITVSVSVGDMVLISADRYVAICDPLHYPTRVTMTRVKLCVCLCWLCSVFYSSLYLKDNLTQPDRYNSCYGECVINIDYVAGAVDLVVTFIVPITVIIVLYMRVFAVAVSQARAMRSHITAVRLQRSVTPKAKKSELKAARTLGVLVFVFLICFCSYYCVSLAGDSASFIPYVIYLPYFNSCLNPVIYALFYPWFKKAITQIVTFKILQPGSSEANIL, encoded by the exons ATGATAAAGAGTTTTGGTCAGAATCTGCCAGAGCTGCAGCTTCacctttcctcctctcactgTCTGATGGAGGTTGGTGACGGAGCAGAGCTCTGCTTTCCACAACTCCTCAACACCTCCTGCAGGAAGCCGACACTTCCTTGGTCCGAAGTTGTATTTCTGCACACTCTtctgtcctccatctctctgctcaTTGTGGCTCTCAACCTGCTTGTCATCATCTCAGTCTCCCACTTCAG gCAGCTCCACACACCCAccaacatcctcctcctctctctggctgtctcagACTTTCTCGTGGGCCTCCTGCTGATGCCGGGAGAAATCCTCCGAAAAACATCCTGCTGGTTTCTTGGTGACCTCGTATGTTCTCTGTGTAAGTATTTAGTGTTcatcactgtctctgtctcagtaGGAGACATGGTGCTCATCTCAGCTGACCGATATGTGGCTATTTGTGACCCTCTGCATTACCCCACAAGAGTCACTATGACAAGAGTCaaactctgtgtttgtctgtgttggctctgttctgttttctaCAGCAGTCTCTATTTAAAAGACAACCTGACTCAACCAGACAGGTATAATTCCTGCTATGGAGAGTGTGTGATTAACATTGACTATGTTGCAGGAGCTGTTGACCTTGTTGTAACCTTTATTGTTCCCATTACTGTCATCATAGTTCTGTATATGAGAGTATTTGCTGTGGCTGTGTCTCAGGCTCGTGCCATGCGCTCTCACATTACAGCTGTCAGACTCCAGCGTTCAGTGACTCCGAAGGCAAAGAAATCTGAGCTGAAAGCAGCCAGGACTCTTGGTGttcttgtatttgtgtttctaatATGTTTCTGCTCATATTACTGTGTCTCTCTTGCAGGTGACAGTGCTTCATTTATACCTTATGTGATCTATCTGCCCTATTTTAACTCCTGTCTAAACCCTGTGATCTATGCCTTGTTCTACCCCTGGTTTAAAAAAGCTATTACTCAAATTGTTACGTTTAAGATTCTGCAGCCTGGTTCCAGTGAGgccaacatactgtag
- the LOC122885948 gene encoding trace amine-associated receptor 13c-like gives MIKSFGQNLPELQLLLSSSHCLMEVGDGAELCFPQLLNTSCRKPTLPWSEVVFLHTLLSSISPLTVALNLLVIISVSHFRQTSISQQSLHLSFSTIPLLPGEILRKTSCWFPGDLVCSLYKYLGCIITSVSVGDMVLISADRYVAICDPLHYPTRITVTRVKLCVCLCWLFSVLYSNLYLKDGLTQPDRYISCYGECVINTDYVAGAVDLVVTSIAPITVIIVLYMRIFTVAVSQARAMRSHITAVRLQRSVTPKAKKSELKAARTLGVLVFVFLICFCPYYCVSFAGDNVLSASSIAYVIYLPYFNSCLNPVIYALFYPWFKKAITQIVTFKILQPGSSEANIL, from the exons ATGATAAAGAGTTTTGGTCAGAATCTGCCAGAGCTGCAgcttctcctttcctcctctcactgTCTGATGGAGGTTGGTGACGGAGCGGAGCTCTGCTTTCCACAACTCCTCAACACCTCCTGCAGGAAGCCGACACTTCCTTGGTCCGAAGTTGTATTTCTGCACACTCTtctgtcctccatctctccGCTCACTGTGGCTCTCAACCTGCTTGTCATCATCTCAGTATCCCACTTCAGGCAGACATCAATTTCTCAGCAGAGCCTTCACTTAT CTTTTTCCACAATTCCACTGTTGCCGGGAGAAATCCTCCGAAAAACATCCTGCTGGTTTCCTGGTGACCTCGTGTGTTCCCTGTATAAGTATTTAGGGTGCATCATTACTTCTGTCTCAGTAGGAGACATGGTGCTCATATCAGCAGACCGATATGTTGCTATTTGTGACCCTCTGCATTACCCCACAAGAATCACTGTGACAAGAGTCaaactctgtgtttgtctgtgttggctctttTCTGTTCTCTACAGCAATCTCTATTTAAAAGATGGCCTGACTCAACCAGACAGGTATATTTCCTGCTATGGAGAGTGTGTGATTAACACTGACTATGTTGCAGGAGCTGTTGACCTTGTTGTAACCTCTATTGCTCCCATTACTGTCATCATAGTTCTGTATATGAGAATTTTTACTGTGGCTGTGTCTCAGGCTCGTGCCATGCGCTCTCACATTACAGCTGTCAGACTCCAGCGTTCAGTGACTCCGAAGGCAAAGAAATCTGAGCTGAAGGCAGCCAGGACTCTTGGTGttcttgtatttgtgtttctaatATGTTTCTGCCCATATTACTGTGTCTCTTTTGCAGGTGACAATGTGCTCAGTGCTTCATCTATAGCTTATGTGATCTATCTGCCTTATTTTAACTCCTGTCTAAACCCTGTGATCTATGCATTGTTCTACCCCTGGTTTAAAAAAGCTATTACTCAAATTGTTACGTTTAAGATTCTGCAGCCTGGTTCCAGTGAGGCCAACATACTGTAG